In Nonlabens agnitus, the DNA window AAGTCTAGATAAACGGCTTGACCCGTTTTGTTCACTCCATAACCAGCATCACAACGCTCTTTGGCCGCTCTAGAAGCCACGTCACGTGGCACTAGGTTACCAAAGGCTGGATAACGACGTTCTAGGTAGTAATCTCTATCTTCTTCAGGTATGTTGACACCTTTAAGCTTTCCTGCACGGATAGCTTCGGCATCTTCTTTTTTCTTAGGAACCCAGATACGTCCATCATTTCTCAATGATTCTGACATCAAGGTCAATTTGGATTGGTGTTCACCACTTACAGGAATACAAGTTGGGTGAATTTGAGTATAACATGGGTTTGCAAAGAAAGCACCACGGCGGTGTGTTCTCCATGCCGCCATCACGTTACTTCCCATCGCATTAGTAGATAGGAAAAATACGTTTCCATAACCACCAGAGGCGATCACTACGGCATGTGCACCATGACGCTCTATTTCTCCTGTAACAAGGTTACGAGCGATGATACCACGAGCTTTTCCATCCACAACCACAAGATCTAACATCTCATGACGGTTGAATGGCTGTACTTTACCGCGATTGATTTGTCTATTCAATGCAGAATATGCTCCCAGCAATAATTGCTGTCCAGTTTGTCCTGCAGCATAGAAAGTTCTTGAAACAAGAACTCCACCAAAGGAACGGTTGTCCAACAATCCACCGTACTCACGTGCAAAAGGAACACCTTGTGCCACGCACTGGTCAATGATATTGGAAGAAACTTCGGCTAGGCGATATGTGTTAGCCTCTCTTGAGCGGTAATCTCCACCTTTGATGGTGTCGTAAAACAAGCGATAATTAGAGTCACCATCACCTTGATAGTTTTTTGCAGCATTGATACCGCCTTGTGCCGCAATGGAGTGTGCACGACGTGGCGAGTCATTGTAGCAAAATGTCTTAACGTTGTAACCTAACTCACCTAGAGTCGCAGCAGCAGAACTTCCCGCAAGTCCAGTTCCCACAACGATCACGTCAATGTTACGTTTGTTCGCTGGATTGACCAGGTTAATATTGTTTTTATGATTGACCCATTTTTCCTCTAATGGTCCTTCAGGTACTTTAGAATCTAAAACTGCCATAATTATGCTGTTATATGATTAAAATGGTGATAAAGAGCAATGAAAATAAATCCAGCTGGGATCAAAACTGACCATGCATAAGTGAACTTTCTCAAGCCATCACCTTTCTTGACGCTTTTCACACCCATGGACTGGAATGAGCTATTGAACCCATGCCATAAGTGTAGTGCTAGTAGAACAAACGAACCTACATAAATCCAAGTTCTCACTGGATCCACAAATTTTTCCTTCAATTCAGGTAAATAGCGTGTGGAATCCTCAACGCCTACTGCAATGTATTTATAGTTGATTTCATGAATCCAGAAATCGTAGAAATGCAATCCCAAAAAAGCAAGTACAACCGCACCTGTCAAAATCATGTTTCTAGAGACCCATGAAGAGTTGGCATTACCATCAAATTTCTTGTATTTGATAGGTCTGGCCTTACTGTTTCTAATTTCGAGAATGATTCCCATCACAAAGTGTACAACGACACCAGCGATCAAGATAGGCTGCAGTACAAACTGTACCAATGGGTTATATCCCATAAAATGGGACCACTCATTAAAGGTATCAGGAGCGATGACCGATGTGATATTGATGGTAAAGTGTTGGGTAAGAAATACTACCAGGAATAAACCTGAAAGTGCCATTACCCATTTACGTGCAAGAGAAGATTTAACTAATGCGCTCATGTATCGATTTTTAAATTGCCGCAAAGATAGTTGGGAAAGCTGCTATATTCAATTAAGGCTTTTGTAATATCATAACTACCGGCTTTATTTTGATTCAATCTTAATAATCTAAATAAAAACTGACTCTACTTTGCCTAATTTAAGTCGGTGATCTCCTAATACAATTACAGTTTATCGATAGATAAGGTGGTTGGAAGCAGTTCGCTTTCGCGAAAGCGAACATAAAAAAAGCCGCTCTATCAAGAACGGCTTTTAAATGGGACTAAATTTTTATTAAGAACAAGTGGGATTAGGGTTCACAGGAACATCTGTGGTAAGCGTATGATACCAAGCGAGGTCAGGATTGTTTCCTTGGATGCATCGCAATACTATTCTATTTTCAGAAATCTCTAAAATTTCATACTCACTACTACCAGCGTACCAACTTATGAAATTGTCATTAGGTAAAATCATGGTGGTTTTTCTGGACTCTTCCACTGGAACAACGGTGTCTGTTGTAGGAACGAATGTGATCACTCCTGGCGCTGGCGCATCAAATGGTAAACACTCATCTGCATTATCTGGATTATTTGCAGATGGCCCGCCAAATTGACTGAGGTATGAGTTATGGAAGTATGTGCTCCCAAAATTGTTCAACTCAAAAATGACATCAATTCCATCTTGTGTGAAGGTCATCTCATCTTCATAGAAGCATTCCGTTAAATCATTACAATACCTTCCAAAAGCTGGAACAGAGAAAAAGGCTGGTGTATAATAAGCTGCTGGAGCCTGATCTGCAATTCGATCCGGACTACTAGGTCCAACACCCCAATGGCTACTTTCTGCCACTGACCAGTACCAAGTTTTGCTTGTACCGCCAGTCAGGAATTGCTTGGCTTCGGCATCGTCAAATGTGCTCAATACATCGATAACGATGGTTTCTGTTGAAGCAGCACCGCCAGTTCCAGTCGCCGTTACTGTCACGTTATAACTTATAACACCCAATTGTACAAATCGATGTTCAATAACACCATTGAAGGTAGAACCTGTACGCCCATCACCAAAGTCGTAGGTGTAATTCAATGCATTGTCTGCTGCGGCACTAAAGACAACAATACCAGTACCGTCACCATTAGGATCTGCGACGCTTTGACCTTGTATGGAAACACTTATATTAAGATTGCTAGGAGTGATGATCTCTCCAAACTCAGTATCATCATCTTGACAGGACTGGATGGAAATTCCTAGTACCAACATCAACAATAGCTTATAATAATTTTTCATTGCAATGTCTTTTAGTTTGTTTGTATCAATTCATCAATGTAGATCGTCTCTGCCGCTGAGGTTGCTCCCAGTGGATCAAAGAAAATGACTACGTTCCTAAGATCTTCGGTAGTGTTACCGCTAAAGTTTGTAAACGTTAGTGTTTCCCAAGCGTTTGCTACTGTTGTTGTGACGTTTGTCACTTCCTGAAACAAACTGTTGTTACCAACTCTTTCAATCTTAAGCCAAACCGGTAAGCCTGCTCTAGGAGAATACACCTTTAAAGTAAATGTGGTGTTAGCGTCAAAAGATGGAGCTTCATCAATAACTATAGCAACCAAAGCAAAGTTATTACCACCTGTTTGATTTCTATCGAACTGTCCAACCGTCGATGAGTTATTATTTGTTCCTGGAACAGGATTAGGTACGATGGAGAACGACCCATTATTTGTTCCTATATCATATTGCCTTCTGTCATCTTCAAAATCTAGTGGCAGGAGGATTGGTTCTGGTGGATTGTCTATAGTTATCGTTTCTGTGGTTTGAGTAGTTGCTGCACCACCGCTTAATGCAGTCACTGTAATTGTGTACTCACCAATTGCCGAGTATTCGTACGAGGCAGACTCATCCTCTGTAAATGTTATAGGTGTTAGTGTAGGGTCTTCGCCAAAAGTAACTTCAAAAGAAGACGCGAAATCGGCTGTGGCGGTCACGATGACTCCAAAATTTGAAGTGGTACTTTCAGTGACTGTTACTTGCAAGTTCTCAGGGGTTCTGTAAGAAACAGACAGGTCTTTCACGATTTCGGCTGTTTGCCCGCCTAAACTCTTAGCAACAACACGAACAGTGAACGAACCTTCAGGATAGTTGCGCTGTGCATTATCGCCTAAAGGAAGTATAACAGACTCTCCTGTCCCGTCTCCATAAAACACCTCAAAGCTACCAACATTTGTACCTGAAGGCGATATGATCACTAAACCGCTATTATCTTGAGAAATATTGAAGGTTAGATCAAGATTGGATGGAGCCTGAAAATCTAATGAAAGATCATCTGCATCATCGTTTTCACAGCTGTAAAAAACACTGCTACCTATTGCTATGAATGCAACTAGAAAATATTTAATATTCTTCATTTCAATTTTTTTAATAATTAGGATTTTGTTCCCAGCGATTACCCGCTAGCAGTATCTCTTCCAACGGTACAGGAAACACCTCATGTTTGCCAGGCACAAATCCGTCAATTTCATTTGCCGCTCTACCGGTTCTTACCAGATCAAAGAAATGATGGCCTTCACCTACTAGCTCTAGGCGACGATCTTTAAAAATAGCGTCCCGCAATGCTGTACCAGAGAGATCCACATCATCTAGATTAGCTCTTCTACGAACTATGTTCAAATATTCGCGAGCTGTGCCATCGCCCAGATTGCCAATATTGTAAGCCTCGGCAGCCATAAGGTATACATCTGCTAACCGTATTGCTCTATAATTATTTGGATTCGTTAAGTTAGCGTCACCTGTATTGAGGTCTCCTTTTCTTGCGAT includes these proteins:
- a CDS encoding succinate dehydrogenase cytochrome b subunit, encoding MSALVKSSLARKWVMALSGLFLVVFLTQHFTINITSVIAPDTFNEWSHFMGYNPLVQFVLQPILIAGVVVHFVMGIILEIRNSKARPIKYKKFDGNANSSWVSRNMILTGAVVLAFLGLHFYDFWIHEINYKYIAVGVEDSTRYLPELKEKFVDPVRTWIYVGSFVLLALHLWHGFNSSFQSMGVKSVKKGDGLRKFTYAWSVLIPAGFIFIALYHHFNHITA
- a CDS encoding fumarate reductase/succinate dehydrogenase flavoprotein subunit — its product is MAVLDSKVPEGPLEEKWVNHKNNINLVNPANKRNIDVIVVGTGLAGSSAAATLGELGYNVKTFCYNDSPRRAHSIAAQGGINAAKNYQGDGDSNYRLFYDTIKGGDYRSREANTYRLAEVSSNIIDQCVAQGVPFAREYGGLLDNRSFGGVLVSRTFYAAGQTGQQLLLGAYSALNRQINRGKVQPFNRHEMLDLVVVDGKARGIIARNLVTGEIERHGAHAVVIASGGYGNVFFLSTNAMGSNVMAAWRTHRRGAFFANPCYTQIHPTCIPVSGEHQSKLTLMSESLRNDGRIWVPKKKEDAEAIRAGKLKGVNIPEEDRDYYLERRYPAFGNLVPRDVASRAAKERCDAGYGVNKTGQAVYLDFEAAFKRYGKVEALTRGHKNASEEEMIKLGKEVIKKKYGNLFDMYQNISDDNPYEVPMKIFPAVHYTMGGLWVDYNLQTTIPGCFAAGEANFSDHGANRLGASALMQGLADGYFVLPYTIGDYLANEIRTGEISTDTPEFEQAEKDTKERIEKLMNASGKHSVDYYHKKLGLIMWNKCGMSRNATDLQKAMDEISELRADFWANVRVTGSADTKNQELEKAGRVADFLELGELFAKDALDRNESCGGHFREEYQTPEGEALRDDENYDYVAAWEYNENPRDAKLHKEELVFENVELKTRSYK
- a CDS encoding PKD domain-containing protein; the encoded protein is MKNYYKLLLMLVLGISIQSCQDDDTEFGEIITPSNLNISVSIQGQSVADPNGDGTGIVVFSAAADNALNYTYDFGDGRTGSTFNGVIEHRFVQLGVISYNVTVTATGTGGAASTETIVIDVLSTFDDAEAKQFLTGGTSKTWYWSVAESSHWGVGPSSPDRIADQAPAAYYTPAFFSVPAFGRYCNDLTECFYEDEMTFTQDGIDVIFELNNFGSTYFHNSYLSQFGGPSANNPDNADECLPFDAPAPGVITFVPTTDTVVPVEESRKTTMILPNDNFISWYAGSSEYEILEISENRIVLRCIQGNNPDLAWYHTLTTDVPVNPNPTCS